The nucleotide sequence AAGCGAGTTCTAGAACTCTCCTTAGAGGAAGCTCGCCAGCTTGGACACAACTACATCGGCACGGAACACTTGCTTCTGGGTCTCATTCGTGAAGGCGAGGGCGTTGCTGCTCGCGTTCTAGAAAATTTAGGCGTGGATCTATCCAAGGTTCGCACTCAGGTTATCCGAATGCTGGGTGAAACGGCTGAGGTTTCTGCGGGAGGCAGTCAAGGCCGCACGAAGACACCCACGCTGGACGAGTTTGGCTCAAACCTGACTCAGATGGCGGCAGAGGGCAAGCTTGATCCCGTTGTGGGTCGTCAAAAGGAAATTGAGCGGGTTATCCAGATTCTGGGTCGCCGAACCAAGAATAATCCTGTTCTTATTGGTGAACCTGGAGTCGGTAAGACGGCGATGGCTGAAGGTTTAGCCCAACGCATCTCCAATGGCGACATTCCAGACATCTTGGAGGAGAAGCGAGCTGTGACCCTCGACATCGGTTTACTGGCTGCAG is from Synechococcales cyanobacterium T60_A2020_003 and encodes:
- a CDS encoding ATP-dependent Clp protease ATP-binding subunit ClpC codes for the protein MFERFTEKAIKVIMLAQEEARRLGHNFVGTEQILLGLIGEGTGVAAKVLKSMGVNLKDARIEVEKIIGRGSGFVAVEIPFTPRAKRVLELSLEEARQLGHNYIGTEHLLLGLIREGEGVAARVLENLGVDLSKVRTQVIRMLGETAEVSAGGSQGRTKTPTLDEFGSNLTQMAAEGKLDPVVGRQKEIERVIQILGRRTKNNPVLIGEPGVGKTAMAEGLAQRISNGDIPDILEEKRAVTLDIGLLAA